One Saccharomyces mikatae IFO 1815 strain IFO1815 genome assembly, chromosome: 16 genomic region harbors:
- the BRF1 gene encoding transcription factor TFIIIB subunit BRF1 (similar to Saccharomyces cerevisiae BRF1 (YGR246C); ancestral locus Anc_5.80) codes for MPVCKSCHGTEFERDLSNANNDLVCKACGVVSEDNPIVSEVTFGETSAGAAVVQGSFIGAGQSHASFGGSSALESREATLNNARRKLRAVSYALHIPEYITDAAFQWYKLALANNFVQGRRSQNVIAACLYVACRKEKTHHMLIDFSSRLQVSVYSIGATFLKMVKKLHITELPLADPSLFIQHFAEKLDLADKKIKVVKDAVKLAQRMSKDWMFEGRRPAGIAGACILLACRMNNLRRTHTEIVSVSHVAEETLQQRLNEFKNTKAAKLSVQKFRENDVEDGDSRPPSFVKNRKKEKKIKSTLDKEEMFQTSEEALNKNPILTQVLGEQELSSKEVLFYLKQFSERRARDVERIKATNGIDGEDVYHEDPERDTKKRKTSGTDAEEKKREGEEDGMEENKRQDKKSKTNPSREDEEKEAGHFQDAIDGYSLKTDPYCPRNLHLLPTTDAYLSKVSDDPENLEDVDDDELNAHLLSEEASKLKERIWIGLNADFLLEQESKRLKQEADIATGNTSVKKKRVRRKNNTRNNEPTKTVDAAAAIGLMSDLQDKSGLHAALKAAEENGDFTTADSVKNMLQKASFSKKINYDAIDGLFR; via the coding sequence ATGCCAGTGTGTAAGAGCTGTCATGGAACAGAATTTGAGAGAGACCTTTCTAATGCTAATAATGATTTAGTTTGTAAGGCGTGTGGTGTTGTATCAGAAGACAATCCTATCGTTTCTGAAGTGACATTCGGTGAGACGAGCGCAGGTGCAGCTGTTGTACAAGGTTCCTTTATCGGTGCTGGACAAAGTCATGCTTCATTTGGTGGCTCTAGCGCTCTAGAATCTAGGGAGGCTACTCTAAATAAcgcaagaagaaaattacGTGCCGTATCTTATGCATTACATATCCCCGAGTACATTACAGATGCTGCTTTCCAATGGTACAAGCTTGCATTGGCAAACAACTTTGTACAGGGTCGTAGGTCCCAAAATGTTATCGCTGCATGTCTTTATGTGGCAtgtagaaaagaaaagacacATCACATGCTGATTGACTTCTCGTCAAGATTACAGGTGAGTGTATATTCTATTGGTGCcacatttttgaaaatggtaaaaaaattgcataTTACAGAATTGCCGTTAGCAGATCCTTCCTTATTTATTCAACATTTTGCTGAAAAGTTGGATCTTGCTGATAAAAAGATTAAAGTGGTCAAAGATGCTGTAAAATTGGCCCAAAGAATGTCCAAAGACTGGATGTTTGAAGGACGTAGACCTGCAGGTATTGCTGGTGCATGTATTTTACTAGCTTGTCGAATGAATAACCTGAGAAGAACACATACGGAAATCGTGTCAGTTTCACATGTTGCGGAAGAAACTCTACAACAACGATTAAatgaattcaaaaacacAAAAGCTGCAAAACTTTCTGTCCAGAAATTTAGGGAGAATGATGTGGAAGATGGGGATTCTAGACCTCCTTCATTTGTGaagaacagaaaaaaagaaaaaaagattaagAGTACTTTAGATAAAGAGGAAATGTTTCAAACCAGTGAAGAAGCGTTGAATAAAAATCCAATTTTAACACAAGTATTAGGAGAACAAGAGCTGTCTTCTAAAGAAGTGCTATTTTACCTAAAACAATTTTCAGAAAGAAGAGCCCGCGATGTAGAGAGAATCAAAGCCACTAATGGCATAGATGGCGAAGATGTATATCATGAAGATCCTGAGAGGGACACTAAGAAACGCAAAACTTCTGGAACTGATGccgaagaaaaaaaaagagaaggagaagaagatggaATGGAAGAGAACAAGCGTCAAGataagaaatcaaagacaAACCCATCTAGAGAAGATgaggaaaaagaagctgGTCATTTTCAAGATGCCATTGATGGCTACTCCCTAAAAACAGACCCTTATTGTCCTCGCAACTTGCATCTGCTACCTACAACAGATGCGTACCTTTCAAAGGTCAGTGATGATCCAGAGAATTTAGAAGAcgttgatgatgatgagttAAATGCTCACTTGTTGAGTGAAGAAGCTTCCAAATTAAAGGAAAGGATTTGGATTGGCTTGAATGCAGATTTTTTGCTAGAGCAAGAGAGCAAGCGTTTGAAACAAGAAGCAGATATTGCTACTGGTAATACCTcagtaaaaaagaaacgtgTAAGACGTAAGAATAATACTAGAAATAACGAACCTACAAAAACTGTAGATGCAGCAGCAGCTATTGGATTAATGTCAGATCTGCAAGACAAGTCAGGTTTGCACGCCGCACTGAAAGCAgctgaagaaaatggtgaTTTTACAACTGCTGATAGTGTCAAGAACATGTTACAGAAGGCGAGTTTCTCTAAAAAGATTAATTATGACGCCATTGACGGTTTGTTTAGGTGA